In Bradyrhizobium sp. 1(2017), one DNA window encodes the following:
- a CDS encoding hybrid sensor histidine kinase/response regulator, translated as METSSSFEAAQSSDGRYRLLVEAITDYAIYMLDREGRVTSWNPGARRFKGYEADEIIGRHFSIFYTDAERAENIPALALAEAERTGRFEREGWRVRKDGSQFWAHVVIDAIRSPEGDLVGFAKITRDLTERRAAETKLRESEQQFRMLVHSVTDYAIYMLDVDGHVASWNAGAQRIKGYAPEEIIGRHFSNFYTEADRAAGLPRTGLDTATRNGRWENEGQRVRKDGTAFWAHVVIDAIRDDDGKLVGFAKVTRDITERREAEAALQAAQATMIRSQKLEAIGQLTGGVAHDFNNLLQVISGNLQLLSKDIAGNARAEMRVQSALAGVARGSKLASQLLAFARRQPLEPRVVNAGRLIKGMDEMLRRALGGEIEVETVVAGGLWNSLIDPDQFENAVLNLAINARDAMNGDGRLTIEASNAFLDDDYVRQHDELSAGQYVMIAVTDTGTGIPADILERVYEPFFTTKTEDKGTGLGLAMVYGFLKQSGGHVKIYSEMGSGTTVKLYFPRNLASEDALVTAPHGEIEGGEETVLVVEDDDEVREVAVSMLTQLGYRVVKAKDAASALVVVDSGIPIDLIFTDVMMPGALRSPELARKAKERLPNVAVLFTSGYTQNAIVHGGRLDPGVELLAKPYTREALARKIRHVLANQAQRRVAQGSQHPANERALKGTTVLLVEDDDLIRLTSTEMLSDIGCKVREASTAQEALKILDEGTVDILLTDVGLPGVSGLQLARDVYARWPGLLLVLATGDSGVKSEAARLGALFIMKPYTPESLRLGLEQALKKQP; from the coding sequence ATGGAAACTTCAAGCTCCTTCGAAGCCGCCCAGTCCAGCGACGGCCGCTACCGGCTCCTCGTCGAGGCGATCACTGATTACGCGATCTATATGCTGGATCGCGAGGGCCGCGTGACCAGTTGGAACCCCGGTGCCAGGCGCTTCAAAGGTTATGAGGCCGACGAGATCATCGGTCGCCATTTCTCGATCTTCTACACCGACGCTGAACGGGCGGAGAACATCCCCGCGCTGGCGTTGGCGGAAGCTGAGCGCACTGGCCGCTTCGAGCGCGAGGGCTGGCGCGTGCGCAAGGACGGCTCTCAGTTCTGGGCCCACGTTGTCATTGACGCAATCCGCTCCCCCGAAGGCGACCTTGTCGGCTTCGCCAAAATCACACGCGACTTGACCGAGCGAAGGGCCGCCGAGACTAAATTGCGCGAAAGCGAACAGCAGTTCCGAATGCTGGTGCACAGCGTCACCGATTATGCCATCTACATGCTGGATGTGGACGGGCACGTGGCGAGCTGGAACGCCGGTGCCCAGCGCATCAAGGGCTATGCCCCCGAAGAGATCATTGGCCGTCACTTCTCCAACTTCTACACCGAAGCTGACCGTGCTGCCGGCCTTCCGCGTACCGGCCTCGACACCGCGACCCGAAATGGACGCTGGGAGAACGAAGGTCAACGAGTCCGAAAGGACGGCACGGCGTTCTGGGCGCACGTCGTGATCGACGCCATACGCGACGACGACGGCAAGCTTGTCGGCTTCGCCAAAGTGACGAGGGATATCACCGAACGCCGCGAGGCGGAGGCTGCTCTTCAGGCGGCGCAAGCGACGATGATCCGTTCGCAAAAACTGGAGGCGATCGGGCAACTCACAGGCGGCGTCGCTCACGACTTCAACAATCTGCTGCAGGTCATCAGTGGAAATCTGCAACTGCTGAGCAAGGATATCGCCGGCAATGCCCGGGCCGAGATGCGGGTCCAAAGCGCGCTGGCGGGCGTTGCCCGCGGTTCGAAACTTGCCTCCCAATTGCTTGCCTTCGCACGGCGCCAGCCGCTGGAGCCGAGGGTGGTGAACGCGGGCCGTCTGATCAAAGGCATGGATGAGATGCTTCGTCGCGCCCTCGGTGGGGAGATCGAGGTCGAAACGGTAGTCGCCGGCGGGCTTTGGAATAGCTTGATCGATCCGGATCAATTCGAAAACGCGGTCTTGAACCTCGCGATAAACGCCCGCGACGCGATGAACGGTGATGGTCGCCTGACGATCGAGGCCAGCAACGCCTTCCTCGACGACGACTATGTCCGGCAGCATGATGAACTGTCCGCGGGACAATACGTGATGATCGCGGTGACCGACACGGGTACAGGCATTCCAGCGGACATCCTGGAGCGGGTCTATGAACCGTTTTTCACTACCAAAACGGAAGACAAGGGTACCGGTCTGGGCCTTGCCATGGTTTACGGCTTCCTCAAGCAATCTGGTGGACACGTAAAAATCTATAGCGAGATGGGCTCCGGAACGACAGTCAAGCTCTATTTCCCACGAAATCTTGCCAGTGAGGACGCTCTAGTCACTGCTCCCCACGGTGAGATCGAAGGCGGCGAAGAAACCGTGCTTGTGGTCGAGGACGACGATGAGGTCCGCGAGGTTGCGGTCTCCATGCTCACCCAACTCGGGTACCGCGTGGTCAAGGCGAAAGACGCGGCAAGCGCACTTGTTGTCGTCGATAGCGGCATTCCGATCGATCTGATCTTCACAGACGTCATGATGCCGGGCGCGCTGCGTAGCCCGGAACTGGCGCGAAAGGCCAAAGAACGGTTGCCCAACGTCGCGGTGCTTTTCACGTCCGGCTATACGCAGAACGCCATTGTGCACGGCGGACGACTCGATCCCGGGGTGGAGTTGCTCGCCAAACCCTACACGCGCGAGGCGCTCGCCCGGAAGATCAGACACGTGTTGGCCAATCAAGCTCAACGGCGCGTCGCTCAGGGATCGCAACACCCGGCAAACGAAAGAGCTCTCAAGGGGACGACCGTATTGTTGGTAGAAGACGACGACCTCATCCGTCTTACGTCGACGGAGATGCTGAGCGATATCGGATGCAAGGTGAGAGAAGCCAGCACGGCTCAGGAGGCTCTGAAGATCCTGGATGAGGGAACCGTGGACATCCTCCTTACCGACGTTGGCCTGCCTGGAGTTTCCGGCCTGCAACTCGCAAGAGACGTTTACGCGCGCTGGCCCGGTCTACTCCTCGTTCTCGCAACAGGAGACAGCGGGGTCAAATCTGAAGCCGCACGCTTGGGGGCACTATTCATCATGAAGCCCTACACGCCGGAGTCTCTTCGCCTTGGCTTAGAACAGGCGCTGAAGAAGCAACCCTGA
- the hspD gene encoding small heat shock protein HspD: MRTYDFAPLFRSTIGFDRLFDLAETAQRGAEESYPPYNIERLAEDRYQITLAVAGFSPDEISITAEQNVVTIEGGKTEKTEREFLYRGISTRHFKRQFNLADYVQVKGAAFDNGLLKIELFREIPEAMKPRRIAIAGASVSGNVHQIESKAA, encoded by the coding sequence ATGCGCACTTATGACTTCGCTCCCCTCTTCCGGTCGACCATCGGTTTCGATCGTCTATTCGACCTCGCCGAGACCGCCCAGCGCGGTGCCGAGGAAAGCTATCCGCCCTATAACATCGAACGGCTTGCCGAAGACCGTTACCAGATCACGCTGGCGGTCGCGGGTTTCTCGCCGGATGAAATCTCGATCACTGCAGAGCAAAACGTCGTCACCATCGAAGGCGGCAAGACCGAGAAGACCGAGCGGGAATTTCTGTATCGGGGCATCTCGACCCGCCATTTCAAGCGTCAGTTCAACCTGGCGGATTACGTCCAGGTCAAGGGCGCTGCCTTCGACAACGGCCTGCTGAAGATCGAACTGTTCCGGGAAATCCCGGAAGCCATGAAGCCGCGGCGCATCGCCATCGCCGGCGCATCGGTTTCCGGCAACGTCCACCAGATCGAGTCCAAGGCGGCCTGA
- a CDS encoding response regulator, with product MNDAVKILVIEDDQLIQAMVEEALSEGGFASALTASGEEAITLLRDNKSKYRAIVTDINLLGKLDGWEVGRFAQEIDPTMPIIYMTGTHGEEWTSKGVPNSLLLTKPFAPAQIVTAISQLLNATPTVPPAE from the coding sequence TTGAACGATGCGGTTAAGATTCTGGTCATCGAGGACGACCAGCTCATTCAGGCTATGGTCGAAGAAGCTCTTTCAGAAGGCGGCTTTGCGTCGGCCCTGACAGCGTCCGGGGAGGAAGCAATTACGCTTCTCCGGGACAACAAATCCAAATACCGGGCGATCGTGACCGACATCAACCTGCTGGGAAAGCTCGATGGATGGGAGGTCGGTCGCTTTGCCCAGGAGATTGATCCGACGATGCCCATCATCTACATGACCGGCACTCACGGGGAGGAATGGACGTCCAAGGGCGTCCCTAACAGCCTGCTGCTTACAAAGCCTTTTGCCCCCGCTCAAATCGTAACTGCTATATCCCAGCTTCTTAACGCGACCCCAACGGTCCCGCCCGCAGAGTAG
- a CDS encoding sensor histidine kinase — translation MPTPAGTESVTSPVASSAATRQELPYRLRQQSLLGEFGRTALQTRDISQILQRATELCAQGLETPFAKVLEYIPEAKRLLVSAGVGWAPETIGQVSLGVDLESPAGYAFHTGQIVISNHLQEETRFRTPKLLSEHGIKRAINVLIARGGEGHLPFGVLEVDSADSGQFDLADADFLAGFAGLLGIAIERQHADAELQKALEHQAMLTREMSHRVKNSLASVVGLLHVQSRSAQSKEVQNALKDAASRITTIAQVHDHLWRSTRIGFVDIADFAGELCRKLQETLAYKIDCNFDHLMIPADKAIPLGLLINELVTNAAKHAYSDKSGEIQVAGAGRGADLHVLVADQGVGLPADFDMDQPRASLGFKVIKSLLAQLNGRIAVSSNEPKGTTIQLDVPLD, via the coding sequence ATGCCAACCCCCGCAGGGACAGAATCCGTAACGTCTCCCGTCGCGTCGAGCGCTGCAACCAGGCAGGAACTTCCTTACCGGTTGAGGCAACAGTCCTTGTTGGGCGAATTCGGCCGAACCGCGCTCCAGACCCGCGACATCAGCCAGATACTGCAACGTGCGACGGAGCTCTGCGCACAGGGTCTCGAAACACCGTTCGCCAAGGTCCTGGAGTACATTCCGGAGGCAAAAAGGTTGCTGGTGAGCGCAGGCGTCGGATGGGCGCCAGAGACGATCGGCCAAGTATCTTTGGGCGTCGACTTAGAGTCACCCGCCGGCTATGCGTTCCATACCGGCCAAATCGTCATTTCCAATCACCTTCAAGAAGAAACCCGCTTTCGGACGCCGAAACTGCTGTCGGAGCACGGCATCAAGCGCGCTATCAACGTTCTCATCGCGCGCGGCGGCGAAGGTCATCTACCGTTTGGAGTTCTAGAAGTCGACAGCGCGGACTCAGGTCAGTTCGATCTTGCAGATGCCGATTTCCTTGCGGGCTTTGCGGGCCTGCTCGGCATCGCCATCGAGCGGCAGCATGCCGACGCCGAGCTTCAAAAAGCCCTCGAGCATCAAGCCATGTTGACACGAGAGATGAGCCATCGTGTCAAGAACAGCCTGGCGTCGGTGGTAGGGCTGCTTCACGTCCAGTCGCGTAGCGCGCAGTCCAAGGAAGTGCAAAACGCACTCAAGGACGCCGCTTCCCGCATCACCACGATCGCGCAGGTTCACGACCACCTGTGGCGCAGCACCCGGATCGGATTCGTTGACATTGCGGACTTCGCGGGCGAGCTTTGCAGGAAACTGCAGGAGACGCTCGCCTACAAGATTGACTGCAACTTCGACCACCTGATGATTCCGGCGGACAAGGCAATTCCCCTTGGCCTCCTGATTAATGAGCTTGTCACGAACGCGGCGAAGCACGCCTATTCCGACAAATCCGGCGAAATCCAGGTGGCGGGCGCGGGGCGCGGAGCGGATTTGCATGTCTTAGTAGCGGATCAGGGTGTGGGACTGCCGGCGGATTTCGATATGGACCAGCCACGAGCGAGCCTGGGCTTCAAGGTGATCAAGAGTTTGCTTGCCCAACTCAATGGACGCATCGCTGTCTCATCAAACGAGCCAAAGGGCACAACAATCCAACTTGATGTACCGCTCGATTAG
- a CDS encoding class I SAM-dependent methyltransferase, which translates to MYDQSKLSLLIQFARVNAGSVVIDVYPGDGDWTHLFSDVVGPEGRVYSFVPTEVAHFKNDPVGRMRTLAKEPDRENVEVVSADLVAMPEVTQPADVLWLHLFYHDLHTALIQAKGATAAHFNRAVYERLKPGGLYVIVDHAAVVGAGTSDAPSLHRIEPTSVREEVEATGFVLDGESTMLANKDDPHSIKVFDPSIKGETDRFAYRFVKP; encoded by the coding sequence ATGTACGACCAATCCAAGCTATCCTTGTTGATCCAGTTCGCACGAGTCAATGCGGGCTCCGTCGTCATCGACGTTTACCCAGGCGACGGCGACTGGACCCACCTCTTCTCCGACGTCGTAGGACCCGAAGGACGCGTCTACAGCTTCGTGCCGACCGAAGTCGCCCACTTCAAGAACGATCCGGTCGGTCGCATGCGGACGCTCGCGAAGGAGCCGGACCGAGAGAACGTCGAAGTCGTCTCGGCGGACCTCGTGGCGATGCCGGAGGTCACCCAACCAGCGGATGTCCTGTGGCTGCACCTGTTCTATCACGATCTCCACACCGCGCTGATCCAGGCCAAGGGCGCGACGGCGGCCCACTTCAATCGAGCTGTCTACGAGCGGCTGAAGCCCGGTGGGCTCTACGTCATCGTAGACCACGCCGCCGTCGTTGGGGCGGGCACGAGCGACGCCCCGTCGTTGCATCGGATTGAGCCTACCTCCGTTCGCGAGGAGGTGGAGGCGACTGGCTTCGTACTGGACGGGGAAAGCACCATGCTCGCGAACAAGGACGATCCGCACTCGATCAAGGTGTTCGATCCCTCGATCAAGGGCGAGACCGATCGCTTCGCCTATCGGTTCGTGAAGCCCTGA
- a CDS encoding malonic semialdehyde reductase, giving the protein MRSADAKATLARLAADANRPKILAAPVTVIVGHDMDFAGELPKLMPHAAEMMQKYFAPPEVAEATAMRNGTLQGAYLIVAARALGLDCGPMSGFDNVGVDKAFFAGTRIKSNFICSIGHGDPASVFPRNPRLSFEEAGRWA; this is encoded by the coding sequence GTGCGCAGCGCCGACGCCAAGGCCACGCTCGCCAGGTTGGCCGCCGACGCGAACAGGCCGAAGATTCTGGCGGCTCCCGTCACGGTGATCGTCGGGCACGATATGGATTTCGCCGGCGAATTGCCGAAGCTCATGCCGCACGCCGCCGAGATGATGCAGAAGTATTTCGCTCCGCCCGAAGTGGCCGAGGCGACGGCGATGCGCAACGGGACGCTGCAGGGCGCCTACCTCATCGTCGCCGCGCGGGCGCTGGGACTAGATTGCGGCCCCATGTCCGGCTTCGACAACGTGGGCGTGGACAAGGCGTTCTTCGCGGGCACGCGGATCAAGTCGAACTTCATCTGCAGCATCGGACACGGCGATCCGGCTTCCGTCTTCCCGCGCAATCCCCGCCTGAGCTTCGAGGAGGCCGGTCGCTGGGCGTAG